A part of Capsicum annuum cultivar UCD-10X-F1 chromosome 6, UCD10Xv1.1, whole genome shotgun sequence genomic DNA contains:
- the LOC107874635 gene encoding fasciclin-like arabinogalactan protein 11 — MSPLIFSLSLLAISLHSCTLTLGQNSASAPAPSGPTNITKILEKAGQFTTFIRLLKTTQAGDQINTQLNNSKQGMTVFAPTDNAFSSLEAGTLNTLSSQQQVQLVQFHVLPSFISTSQFQTVSNPLRTQAGDTSPGDFPLNVTTSGNQVNVSTGIVDATVSNTIYTDGELAVYQVDKVLQPMSIFASPSPATAPSPAPATLNLKKKSPAAALSPSSGSDDAPPADKSGADRLNGGVVLVIGAFWFVFWL, encoded by the coding sequence atgagtccccttattttctctctttccctCCTAGCAATTTCCCTCCATTCATGCACTCTTACCCTCGGTCAAAATTCTGCCTCCGCTCCCGCTCCATCAGGCCCCACCAACATAACAAAAATACTCGAAAAAGCTGGTCAATTCACCACGTTTATCCGGCTCTTAAAAACCACTCAAGCCGGCGATCAGATCAACACACAGTTAAACAATTCTAAACAAGGAATGACTGTTTTTGCACCTACTGACAACGCATTTTCGAGCCTCGAAGCGGGTACTCTCAATACACTAAGTTCTCAACAACAAGTTCAGTTAGTGCAATTTCATGTTCTTCCTAGCTTTATTTCAACGTCACAGTTTCAAACTGTTAGCAATCCGTTAAGGACACAAGCTGGAGACACTAGTCCTGGTGATTTCCCGTTAAATGTAACGACTTCGGGGAATCAAGTGAATGTGTCTACTGGAATCGTGGATGCTACTGTGTCGAATACTATTTATACCGATGGTGAGCTTGCAGTATATCAAGTGGACAAAGTGCTTCAGCCTATGAGTATCTTTGCTTCTCCCTCTCCCGCGACAGCACCATCTCCAGCTCCTGCTACGTTGAATCTGAAGAAGAAGTCTCCAGCAGCAGCATTAAGTCCGAGCTCCGGGAGTGATGATGCACCGCCTGCAGATAAATCGGGTGCTGATAGATTGAATGGGGGGGTGGTGTTGGTGATCGGAGCTTTCTGGTTTGTGTTTTGGTTGTGA